A genomic segment from Streptomyces sp. NBC_00459 encodes:
- a CDS encoding lasso peptide biosynthesis B2 protein: MTTPAVAEQAPRLPLHRQIAPRCAAGAARLLVRLPPARLQRVLRVISRGTRPATYGEVTRARRSVVSVSTRCAGLGCLQRSVATLLLCRARGRWADWCTGFRIQPFGAHAWVEVDGRPVDEPGELSVFRTVLAVRCPDGRSRS, from the coding sequence GTGACCACCCCCGCTGTCGCGGAGCAGGCTCCGCGACTTCCGCTGCACCGGCAGATCGCGCCCAGATGCGCGGCCGGCGCGGCCCGCCTGCTGGTCCGGCTGCCCCCGGCCCGGCTCCAACGGGTACTGCGCGTGATCAGCCGGGGAACCCGGCCCGCCACGTACGGCGAGGTGACGCGGGCCAGGCGGTCGGTCGTCTCGGTCAGCACACGCTGCGCCGGCCTCGGCTGCCTCCAGCGCTCCGTGGCCACCCTCCTGCTGTGCCGGGCCCGGGGCAGGTGGGCCGACTGGTGCACCGGGTTCCGGATCCAGCCCTTCGGCGCGCATGCCTGGGTCGAGGTGGACGGACGACCGGTGGACGAGCCGGGCGAGTTGAGCGTGTTCCGGACCGTACTGGCGGTGCGGTGTCCCGACGGGAGGAGCCGCTCATGA
- a CDS encoding lasso peptide biosynthesis PqqD family chaperone — MKLSLARDVTLTSVDTGAVLLDGRRGRYWQLNQSGSAILRRLLDGETPAATAASLSAAAPVSEEQARQDVLALVESLSAANLVEVSQ; from the coding sequence ATGAAGCTGAGCCTCGCCCGCGACGTCACCCTGACCTCCGTCGACACCGGTGCCGTACTCCTCGACGGGCGCCGAGGCCGCTACTGGCAACTGAACCAGTCCGGCTCCGCCATCCTGCGCAGACTGCTCGACGGGGAGACCCCCGCCGCGACCGCCGCGAGCCTGTCCGCCGCCGCCCCGGTGAGCGAGGAACAGGCGCGACAGGACGTGCTGGCCCTCGTCGAATCGCTGAGCGCAGCCAACCTCGTGGAGGTCTCGCAGTGA
- the mslH gene encoding lasso peptide C-terminal Trp epimerase (Involved in the biosynthesis of MS-271 and related lasso peptides.): protein MTRLTVALSGDCMATRGALITSEPGAEELREVLRTADFAFTNLEVVPAGGRGHPVHNAASGGCLIADPGVIDEIAGMGFTMVGCANNHALDLGVGGVLDTVDLLDTKRIPFAGIGADLTAARRPVYVDRPGGSLALISCSSTFLPGHEAAAPSPDLPGRPGLNPLRHSATLRVTPAQLDVLREIDGETGLRARRAEARTLLGFDPAMPSPDRLTLFGTRFQAADTPGFTTTCDPRDLDEICRWVVEARRRADLVMVSVHSHEPGPTPETPGEFLREFAHRVIDEGADIVVGHGPHLLRGMELHRQKPIFYSLGNIVSQIELADRVSAEDYTKVGAGEQRTPGRYFAELSAHGRRFFAPHRQYWESLVPLLTFDDGTLVDVRLHPIDLGFGEPVHRRGRPRMAGPTAAKGILDDFARLAEPYGTTVAVGDAGTGELVFNTRQGQSS, encoded by the coding sequence ATGACACGGCTGACGGTGGCGCTCTCCGGTGACTGCATGGCGACCAGAGGAGCGCTGATCACGTCCGAGCCCGGCGCCGAGGAACTCCGCGAGGTGCTGCGCACGGCGGACTTCGCCTTCACCAACCTGGAGGTCGTCCCCGCGGGCGGACGGGGACACCCGGTGCACAACGCGGCGAGCGGCGGCTGTCTGATCGCGGACCCCGGAGTGATCGACGAGATCGCCGGGATGGGCTTCACGATGGTCGGCTGCGCGAACAACCACGCGCTGGACCTGGGCGTGGGCGGCGTGCTCGACACCGTGGACCTGCTGGACACGAAGCGGATCCCCTTCGCCGGGATCGGCGCCGACCTCACCGCCGCACGCCGACCGGTCTACGTCGACCGGCCCGGCGGCAGCCTGGCCCTGATCTCGTGCAGCTCGACGTTCCTGCCCGGGCACGAGGCGGCGGCCCCGTCACCCGACCTGCCGGGCCGGCCCGGGCTGAACCCGCTGAGACACAGCGCGACGCTGCGGGTGACGCCCGCTCAGCTGGACGTGCTCCGGGAGATCGACGGAGAGACCGGGTTACGGGCCCGCCGGGCCGAGGCGCGCACACTCCTCGGGTTCGATCCCGCGATGCCCTCGCCGGACCGGCTCACCCTGTTCGGCACCCGCTTCCAGGCCGCGGACACCCCGGGGTTCACCACCACGTGCGACCCGAGAGACCTCGACGAGATCTGCCGTTGGGTGGTCGAGGCCCGGCGCCGCGCGGACCTCGTCATGGTCAGCGTGCACTCCCACGAGCCCGGCCCGACCCCCGAGACACCCGGCGAGTTCCTTCGCGAGTTCGCCCACCGTGTGATCGACGAAGGCGCCGACATAGTGGTCGGACACGGCCCGCACCTGCTCCGCGGCATGGAGCTCCACCGGCAGAAACCGATCTTCTACAGCCTGGGGAACATCGTCAGCCAGATCGAACTCGCCGACCGGGTGTCCGCCGAGGACTACACGAAGGTCGGCGCGGGCGAACAGCGCACACCAGGCCGGTACTTCGCCGAACTCAGCGCCCACGGCCGTCGGTTCTTCGCCCCGCACCGCCAGTACTGGGAGTCGCTCGTACCGTTGCTCACGTTCGACGACGGCACGCTCGTCGACGTCCGCCTCCATCCGATCGACCTGGGCTTCGGCGAGCCGGTCCACCGCCGGGGCCGCCCGCGGATGGCGGGCCCGACCGCAGCCAAGGGCATCCTCGACGACTTCGCCCGGCTCGCGGAGCCGTACGGCACCACCGTCGCGGTCGGGGACGCGGGGACGGGCGAGTTGGTGTTCAACACCCGACAAGGGCAAAGTAGTTGA
- a CDS encoding ATP-binding cassette domain-containing protein: MTAIRAEGLYAYYGTTPAVNGLDLTVPDGATFGFLGPNGAGKTTTISMLTTLLRPTAGRAEVAGYDVATRPAEVRRRIGIVFQESTLDMDLTAAENLRFQADLCGLGRREARGAISAMLDMMELSERGDIPVQRFSTGLRRRLEIARGLLGAPRVLFLDEPTTGLDAQTRAAVWEHLDRLRREQGITVFFTTHQLEEAEHCDRIAIIDRGKVITQGTPTELKSVIGADLVVLRTEDDPSAADALSDRFGLTAELAPEGLRLRVSNGATLVPRLCTELGLAVRSVTVTSPTLDDVFLHHTGSAIRESGTSARTLSNLGEGRR, from the coding sequence ATGACGGCGATCCGGGCCGAGGGCCTCTACGCGTACTACGGCACCACGCCGGCCGTCAACGGACTCGACCTGACGGTGCCCGACGGCGCGACGTTCGGCTTCCTCGGGCCGAACGGCGCAGGCAAGACGACCACGATCAGCATGCTGACCACGCTGCTCAGGCCCACCGCGGGCAGGGCGGAGGTGGCCGGCTACGACGTGGCGACCCGGCCCGCCGAGGTCCGCCGCCGGATCGGCATCGTCTTCCAGGAGTCGACGCTCGACATGGACCTCACAGCGGCCGAGAACCTCCGCTTCCAGGCCGACCTGTGCGGACTCGGCCGCCGTGAGGCGCGAGGCGCGATCTCCGCGATGCTCGACATGATGGAGCTGTCCGAGCGCGGCGACATCCCCGTACAGCGGTTCTCCACCGGCCTTCGCCGCCGCCTGGAGATCGCCCGCGGTCTGCTCGGCGCCCCCCGGGTCCTCTTCCTCGACGAGCCGACCACCGGCCTCGACGCACAGACCCGGGCGGCCGTCTGGGAGCACCTGGACAGACTCCGGCGGGAACAGGGGATCACCGTCTTCTTCACCACGCACCAGCTGGAGGAGGCCGAGCACTGCGACCGGATCGCCATCATCGACCGGGGCAAGGTGATCACTCAGGGGACACCCACCGAGCTGAAGTCCGTCATCGGAGCCGACCTCGTCGTCCTGCGCACGGAGGACGACCCGAGCGCCGCGGACGCCCTGTCCGACCGCTTCGGTCTGACAGCGGAACTCGCCCCCGAGGGACTACGGCTGCGGGTGTCGAACGGCGCCACCCTGGTGCCGCGGCTCTGCACCGAACTGGGCCTGGCCGTGCGCTCGGTGACCGTCACCTCGCCCACGCTCGACGACGTCTTCCTGCACCACACCGGATCCGCCATCAGGGAGAGCGGGACGAGCGCGCGGACACTCAGCAACCTCGGGGAGGGACGGCGATGA
- a CDS encoding GNAT family N-acetyltransferase: MHAMPAWRPLALDDAPALAQLFAAVEAADGTDEHYDAEDLAEELGDPHLELTRDSVGLWSGGELIGYARATGLPDATDLHLVYVEGAVRPDARGRGMGTALVDWLVTRAAQQHRERFPDLPGEAHIQLHAPNTAKRDLYQQAGFEARRWYFDMRRPLNGDPIPVTSPAGGLRVVPFTEAYDDATRLAHNEAFLDHWGHIPATPDRWRHQSTGARSFRPDVSFLALDGDEVAGYLIGHEYDAETAMTGIRECWIDRIGTRPAWRGTGVATALLTTCLRVGQEQGYGRAGLNVDSANATGALGLYERCGFGTRHTWIGYVRPL, translated from the coding sequence ATGCACGCGATGCCGGCCTGGCGGCCACTTGCGCTGGACGATGCTCCGGCCCTGGCCCAGTTGTTCGCCGCGGTGGAGGCCGCCGACGGCACCGACGAGCACTACGATGCGGAAGACCTTGCCGAGGAACTGGGCGATCCACACCTGGAGTTGACCCGTGACTCGGTGGGGCTGTGGTCCGGTGGCGAGCTGATCGGCTACGCCAGGGCGACGGGGCTGCCCGACGCGACCGATCTGCACCTGGTGTATGTCGAGGGAGCGGTGCGGCCCGACGCGCGCGGCCGGGGTATGGGCACCGCACTGGTGGACTGGCTGGTGACCAGGGCGGCTCAGCAGCATCGCGAGCGGTTTCCGGACCTGCCGGGCGAGGCGCACATCCAGCTCCACGCGCCGAACACCGCCAAACGCGACCTCTATCAGCAAGCCGGGTTCGAGGCGCGGCGTTGGTACTTCGACATGCGTCGGCCGCTGAACGGCGACCCGATCCCGGTGACAAGCCCGGCGGGTGGGCTGCGCGTGGTGCCCTTCACCGAGGCGTACGACGACGCGACCCGGTTGGCGCACAACGAAGCGTTCCTCGACCACTGGGGACACATACCGGCCACCCCGGACCGGTGGCGTCACCAGAGCACCGGTGCCAGGTCGTTCCGGCCTGATGTGTCGTTCCTCGCGCTGGACGGGGACGAGGTGGCCGGCTACCTCATCGGTCACGAATACGACGCCGAGACCGCCATGACCGGCATCCGCGAATGCTGGATCGACAGGATCGGCACGCGGCCGGCCTGGCGTGGCACCGGCGTGGCCACCGCGCTGCTCACCACCTGCCTGCGGGTAGGTCAGGAGCAGGGCTACGGCAGAGCCGGCCTGAATGTGGACAGCGCCAACGCCACCGGTGCCCTGGGCCTGTACGAGCGGTGCGGCTTCGGCACCCGGCACACCTGGATCGGGTACGTACGGCCGCTGTAG
- a CDS encoding lasso peptide isopeptide bond-forming cyclase produces MEFVVLPNCPAGDRPAANLRAAQRIDHASGRPWIVGTWPEDEVTVIEAGPRRMVVLGRTRLDEAATTAALGRMRSLHDVDAIASRLPGLFHLTVSMDGGTRVQGSVSGVRQIFTAVTDDGVTVAASGMEPLLRLTGADLDETVLAARLLAPGGAPWPLSLRTVRRGIDPLATGHWLELDADGRSRQTRWWTLPEPSLSLAQGADAVRSALSEAIATRVRPGRTISADLSGGLDSTSLCFLADRAGADLVTYHVMPLDHANEDTAWARKAAAMLPRARHHMLSADRAENVFDVGYTADHTNTAPEGPSTWASGLAHIEDLAKRATAEGSSLHLTGFGGDELFGRMPACAWSLARAHPVSGLRLVNRYRLANRWSSGATLRALADRSTFAQNLTAVAARIGTPPAPLAEPDFGWVFAPRMPAWATPDAVAAVRKLFTTAAARTPGPLDADRARHQALASIVFEGKTVRQVNTVVAGTGIVWDAPFLDDRVLEAALSTGIDQRLAGGRFKPLLTSAVRDVVPSDILDRRDKGEFSAEAFRGIERNRARLLELCEDSQLARLGLIDPTAFRSAVLNPGPMAHHLHPIETTVACESWLRTHSRPRPQDPGERR; encoded by the coding sequence ATGGAATTCGTAGTTCTTCCCAACTGCCCGGCCGGCGACCGACCGGCCGCGAACCTGCGGGCGGCACAGCGGATCGACCACGCGTCCGGGCGGCCCTGGATCGTGGGCACCTGGCCCGAGGACGAGGTCACGGTGATCGAGGCGGGGCCACGGCGCATGGTGGTCCTCGGCCGCACCCGGCTGGACGAGGCGGCCACCACGGCCGCGCTCGGCCGGATGCGCTCGCTCCACGACGTGGACGCGATCGCGTCCCGGCTGCCGGGACTCTTCCATCTGACGGTGTCCATGGACGGCGGGACCAGGGTCCAGGGTTCCGTCTCCGGCGTACGACAGATCTTCACCGCCGTGACCGACGACGGCGTGACGGTGGCCGCGAGCGGCATGGAGCCGCTGCTGCGCCTCACCGGCGCGGACCTCGACGAGACAGTGCTGGCCGCCCGGCTGCTGGCGCCCGGCGGAGCACCCTGGCCGCTCTCCCTGCGTACCGTCCGCCGGGGCATCGACCCGCTCGCCACCGGGCACTGGCTCGAACTGGACGCCGACGGCCGGTCGCGACAGACACGTTGGTGGACGTTGCCGGAGCCGTCCCTGTCGCTCGCGCAGGGCGCGGACGCCGTCCGCTCGGCGCTGTCCGAGGCGATCGCCACCAGGGTGCGCCCCGGCAGAACGATCAGCGCCGACCTCTCCGGCGGCCTGGACTCGACCTCACTGTGCTTCCTCGCCGACAGGGCCGGCGCCGACCTGGTCACGTACCACGTCATGCCGCTGGACCATGCCAACGAGGACACCGCCTGGGCCCGCAAGGCCGCCGCGATGCTCCCGAGGGCCCGGCACCACATGCTCTCCGCGGACCGCGCCGAGAACGTGTTCGACGTCGGTTACACCGCCGACCACACGAATACGGCCCCGGAAGGGCCCTCGACCTGGGCCTCCGGGCTCGCGCACATCGAGGATCTGGCGAAACGGGCCACGGCGGAGGGCTCGTCCCTGCACCTGACCGGCTTCGGCGGCGACGAACTGTTCGGCCGGATGCCCGCCTGCGCCTGGTCCCTGGCCCGCGCCCACCCGGTCAGCGGGCTGAGACTGGTGAACCGCTACCGGCTGGCCAACCGCTGGTCGTCGGGCGCGACCCTGCGAGCACTCGCCGACCGGTCGACGTTCGCGCAGAACCTCACCGCGGTCGCCGCCCGCATCGGCACACCGCCCGCGCCGCTCGCCGAACCCGACTTCGGCTGGGTGTTCGCGCCCCGCATGCCCGCCTGGGCCACACCGGACGCCGTGGCCGCCGTCCGGAAACTGTTCACCACGGCCGCCGCCCGGACCCCCGGGCCGCTCGACGCCGACCGGGCCCGCCACCAGGCACTCGCCTCGATCGTCTTCGAGGGGAAGACGGTCCGCCAGGTCAACACGGTCGTCGCGGGCACCGGCATCGTCTGGGACGCGCCCTTCCTCGACGACCGCGTACTGGAGGCTGCGCTGTCCACCGGGATCGACCAGCGCCTGGCGGGCGGACGGTTCAAGCCGCTGCTGACATCCGCCGTACGGGACGTCGTGCCGTCCGACATCCTCGACCGCCGCGACAAGGGCGAGTTCAGCGCCGAGGCGTTCCGGGGCATCGAACGCAACCGGGCCCGGCTGCTGGAGCTCTGTGAGGACTCACAGCTCGCCCGGCTCGGTCTGATCGACCCGACGGCATTCAGGTCGGCGGTGCTCAATCCCGGGCCGATGGCCCATCACCTCCACCCGATCGAGACCACCGTGGCGTGTGAGAGCTGGCTTCGGACGCACAGTCGGCCGCGCCCCCAGGACCCGGGAGAACGCAGATGA
- a CDS encoding response regulator transcription factor, whose protein sequence is MAEAVRVLIADDQALLRGSFRLLIDSTPGMKTIGEAGDGARAVELARELKPDVVLMDLRMPVMDGIAATREICSDETMAGVRVLALTMFDMDEYVYPALQAGASGFMLKDVSPADLVAGIRVIATGEGVLAPTVTRRLIANFSRSDETAREAPRLVGLTKREQEVLVLIANGLSNAEISRQLVISLPTVKTHVSSLLAKVQARDRAQLVIIAYESGLAERGMPT, encoded by the coding sequence ATGGCTGAGGCGGTCCGGGTGCTGATCGCGGACGATCAGGCGCTGTTGCGCGGGAGCTTCCGTCTGCTCATCGATTCCACCCCCGGAATGAAGACGATCGGCGAGGCGGGAGACGGCGCCAGGGCGGTGGAACTCGCCCGGGAACTCAAACCGGACGTCGTCCTGATGGACCTGCGCATGCCTGTCATGGACGGCATCGCGGCCACCCGGGAGATCTGCTCGGACGAGACGATGGCCGGTGTACGGGTACTGGCCCTGACGATGTTCGACATGGACGAGTACGTGTACCCGGCCCTGCAGGCGGGCGCGAGCGGATTCATGCTGAAGGACGTCTCACCGGCCGACCTGGTCGCCGGCATCCGCGTCATCGCCACCGGCGAGGGCGTACTGGCGCCCACGGTCACCCGCCGTCTCATCGCGAACTTCTCCCGCAGCGACGAGACGGCTCGGGAGGCCCCGCGGCTCGTCGGGCTCACCAAGAGGGAACAGGAGGTGCTCGTGCTGATCGCGAACGGACTGTCGAACGCCGAGATCTCCCGGCAGTTGGTGATCAGTCTGCCGACCGTGAAGACCCACGTGAGCAGCCTCCTCGCCAAGGTGCAGGCCCGTGATCGCGCCCAGTTGGTCATCATCGCCTACGAGAGCGGCCTCGCCGAGCGCGGGATGCCGACCTGA
- a CDS encoding SDR family oxidoreductase has product MSTDGEWDAPDQREGHGGRGAEALRCLVTGASGYIGGRLVPELLEAGHRVRCLARSPDKLRDHPWAGDVETVRGDVTDPESVGGAMRGIDVAYYLVHALGSGSGFEDTDRRAARVFAEQAEAAGVRRIVYLGGLTPRGVAEESLSPHLRSRAEVGRIFLGAPVPATVLRAAVVIGSGSASFEMLRYLTERLPVMVTPSWVHTRTQPIGVRDVLRYLVGSAAMPDDVDRAFDIGGPDVLTYREMMCRYAVVAGLRRRIIVPVPVLTPRLSSHWVGLVTPVPASLARPLTESLRHEVVCREHDIARYVPDLPGRPLPFDEALALALRRVREAQVATRWSSAAPPGAPSDPLPTDPDWAGGSLYQDERRLSVDVSRQDLWKVIEGIGGDNGWYSFPLAWAVRGWLDRFVGGVGLRRGRRDAERLRVGDSLDFWRVEEIEPGRLLRLRAEMRLPGLAWLEMYVETEGTEGTEGEGLTRYRQRALFHPRGLLGHVYWWSVSPFHAVVFGGMARNITKAAAKDGGGRGTESFADRVRPAPLRFLRSASRARRGRSRRR; this is encoded by the coding sequence GTGAGCACGGATGGAGAGTGGGACGCGCCGGACCAGAGGGAAGGGCACGGTGGCCGTGGGGCCGAGGCGCTGCGGTGTCTGGTCACGGGAGCGTCCGGTTACATCGGTGGACGCCTGGTGCCGGAGCTGCTGGAGGCGGGGCATCGGGTGCGGTGTCTGGCCCGTTCGCCGGACAAGCTCCGTGACCATCCCTGGGCGGGCGATGTCGAGACGGTTCGCGGGGACGTCACGGACCCCGAGTCCGTTGGCGGCGCCATGCGCGGCATCGACGTCGCTTACTACCTGGTGCACGCCCTCGGTTCCGGCTCCGGGTTCGAGGACACCGACCGCCGGGCCGCGCGCGTCTTCGCCGAGCAGGCGGAGGCGGCGGGCGTGCGGCGGATCGTCTATCTCGGCGGACTCACCCCTCGGGGTGTGGCCGAGGAGTCGCTGTCGCCGCATCTGCGGTCGCGGGCCGAGGTGGGGCGGATCTTTCTCGGCGCGCCCGTACCCGCCACCGTGCTGCGGGCGGCGGTCGTCATCGGCTCGGGGTCGGCCTCCTTCGAGATGCTGCGGTACCTCACCGAGCGGCTGCCGGTGATGGTCACCCCGAGTTGGGTGCACACCCGCACCCAGCCCATCGGGGTGCGCGATGTGCTGCGTTACCTCGTCGGCTCGGCCGCCATGCCGGACGACGTCGACCGGGCGTTCGACATCGGCGGGCCGGACGTCCTTACCTACCGGGAGATGATGTGCCGTTACGCCGTCGTCGCGGGACTACGGAGACGGATCATCGTGCCGGTTCCGGTTCTGACCCCGAGGCTGTCCAGCCACTGGGTCGGTCTCGTGACGCCCGTGCCCGCCTCCCTGGCCCGGCCGCTCACGGAGTCGCTGCGCCACGAGGTCGTCTGCCGCGAGCACGACATCGCCCGGTACGTTCCCGACCTGCCGGGTCGGCCGCTGCCCTTCGACGAGGCGCTGGCCCTGGCACTGCGGAGGGTGCGGGAGGCGCAGGTCGCCACCCGCTGGTCGTCCGCCGCTCCGCCGGGGGCGCCCAGCGACCCCCTGCCCACCGACCCGGACTGGGCGGGCGGCAGCCTCTACCAGGACGAGCGGCGTCTGTCGGTCGACGTGTCCCGACAGGACCTGTGGAAGGTGATCGAGGGCATCGGGGGTGACAACGGCTGGTACTCCTTCCCGCTGGCCTGGGCGGTCCGGGGCTGGTTGGACAGGTTCGTCGGGGGTGTCGGTCTGCGCCGCGGGCGACGCGACGCCGAGCGTCTGCGGGTCGGGGACTCGCTGGACTTCTGGCGGGTCGAGGAGATCGAGCCCGGACGGCTGCTGCGGTTGCGGGCCGAGATGCGGCTGCCCGGCCTCGCCTGGCTGGAGATGTACGTGGAGACGGAGGGGACCGAGGGGACCGAGGGCGAGGGCCTCACCCGTTACCGTCAGCGTGCCCTGTTCCATCCGCGTGGTCTGCTGGGCCACGTCTACTGGTGGTCCGTCTCCCCCTTCCACGCGGTCGTCTTCGGCGGCATGGCCCGCAACATCACCAAGGCCGCCGCGAAGGACGGCGGCGGGCGCGGGACCGAGTCATTCGCCGATCGCGTCCGACCCGCTCCCCTGCGGTTCCTCAGGTCGGCATCCCGCGCTCGGCGAGGCCGCTCTCGTAGGCGATGA
- a CDS encoding DsbA family protein has product MESTDVMVREMVRRRHRRRRTLLVSLVAVVVVAAAALVGAGLVRAGNTEPGRAPDRVPARAADDRAGLVASTGGIRIDLYLDYLCPECRNTEKALAAELETLKADGDVSVVYHPVTFLDSRSSPEGYSTRAASAAACAADRGRFEQYSAVLFDEQPPEGGPGLSEAQLIAAGREAGITGDTFANCVRDATYTPWVTYVSDVAASRKVALTPTVMVNGDRVEVTGPDAADALTRAVGEARG; this is encoded by the coding sequence ATGGAGTCGACCGACGTCATGGTGCGGGAGATGGTGCGCAGGCGGCACCGGAGGCGGCGCACCCTGCTGGTGTCGCTCGTGGCCGTGGTCGTCGTGGCCGCCGCCGCGCTGGTCGGTGCCGGCCTCGTCCGGGCGGGCAACACCGAGCCCGGCCGGGCACCGGACCGTGTCCCCGCCCGGGCGGCCGACGACAGGGCGGGGCTGGTCGCCTCGACGGGTGGGATACGGATCGACCTCTACCTCGACTACCTCTGCCCCGAGTGCCGCAACACGGAGAAGGCACTGGCCGCCGAACTGGAGACCCTGAAGGCGGACGGGGACGTCAGCGTCGTCTACCACCCGGTCACCTTCCTCGACAGCCGCAGCAGCCCCGAGGGCTACTCGACCCGCGCGGCGTCCGCGGCGGCCTGCGCGGCGGACCGGGGCCGGTTCGAGCAGTACTCCGCGGTGCTGTTCGACGAGCAGCCCCCGGAGGGAGGGCCGGGGCTCAGCGAGGCCCAGCTGATCGCCGCGGGCCGGGAGGCGGGAATCACCGGTGACACCTTCGCGAACTGCGTCCGGGACGCCACGTACACCCCATGGGTGACATACGTCTCCGACGTCGCCGCCTCCCGCAAGGTCGCGCTGACACCGACCGTCATGGTGAACGGCGACCGCGTCGAGGTCACCGGACCGGACGCGGCGGACGCACTCACCCGCGCGGTGGGGGAGGCCCGGGGATGA
- a CDS encoding ABC transporter permease: protein MSRIDTAPAVPGDKTATAGRPPADRPGNALRPYALLWRREMTRLRHNPVRLAMGLVTPLLFLVVLGTGLDAASSTLGKAQLNDYRAYLFPGVLVMSVQAPAIAVGISLVWDRRLGVLRQMLVSPFPRSSIVLGLALGGATTGGIYGLMVLSVGGIASIRYTPMLLLVLLEMLLVALMFTAFGLLAAVTIKQVDTFQIVVNLSMMPLMFFSGAMFPPNGLPGWLDAVVKLNPLTYGVDAVRRTLPGPDILTSEQTRLLLGGWNPPVLAELGLLAAITAVALGLATYRFSRTP, encoded by the coding sequence ATGAGCCGGATCGACACCGCGCCGGCGGTACCCGGCGACAAGACGGCCACGGCCGGCCGGCCGCCCGCCGACCGGCCGGGAAACGCCTTGAGGCCGTACGCGCTGCTCTGGCGGCGGGAGATGACACGACTGCGGCACAACCCGGTGCGCCTCGCCATGGGGCTGGTGACGCCACTGCTGTTCCTCGTCGTCCTGGGCACCGGTCTCGACGCGGCTTCCTCCACCCTCGGCAAGGCCCAACTGAACGACTACCGGGCCTACTTGTTCCCCGGCGTGCTGGTCATGTCCGTACAGGCCCCGGCGATAGCGGTCGGCATCTCCCTCGTCTGGGACCGCAGGCTCGGCGTGCTCCGCCAGATGCTGGTCTCGCCGTTCCCGAGGTCCAGCATTGTGCTCGGCCTCGCGCTCGGCGGGGCCACCACGGGCGGGATATACGGACTGATGGTCCTGTCGGTCGGAGGCATCGCGAGCATCCGGTACACCCCGATGCTCCTGCTCGTCCTGCTCGAAATGCTGCTCGTCGCGCTGATGTTCACGGCGTTCGGGCTGCTCGCCGCGGTCACGATCAAGCAGGTCGACACCTTCCAGATCGTGGTGAACCTCAGCATGATGCCGCTGATGTTCTTCTCCGGCGCGATGTTCCCGCCGAACGGGCTGCCGGGCTGGCTCGACGCCGTCGTCAAACTGAATCCGCTCACGTACGGCGTCGACGCGGTCCGCAGGACCCTGCCGGGCCCCGACATCCTGACCTCGGAACAGACCCGACTGCTGCTCGGGGGCTGGAACCCGCCCGTCCTCGCGGAACTGGGGCTGCTGGCCGCCATCACCGCCGTCGCGCTCGGACTGGCCACCTACCGGTTCTCCCGTACGCCGTGA
- a CDS encoding MauE/DoxX family redox-associated membrane protein, producing MSTAARLLLAAVLGYAGLVKVQDLTEAGRTVALYRIVPDDSAQLVGGVLPFVELALALLLVVGLATRAVAVATAVLMAVYIAAITSVWARGLSIDCGCFSSGGALTSGAERGYAIDIARDLVFLGAAVLLVRNPRTRYALDRWVLDVKE from the coding sequence ATGAGCACGGCCGCACGGCTCCTGCTGGCGGCGGTCCTGGGCTACGCGGGCCTGGTGAAGGTCCAGGACCTCACGGAGGCCGGCCGTACGGTCGCCCTCTACCGGATCGTGCCCGACGACTCCGCCCAACTCGTCGGCGGTGTCCTGCCGTTCGTCGAGCTGGCGCTCGCACTGCTGCTGGTCGTGGGTCTGGCCACCAGGGCGGTGGCCGTCGCCACGGCGGTGCTGATGGCCGTGTACATCGCCGCCATTACCTCGGTGTGGGCGAGGGGACTGTCCATCGACTGCGGCTGCTTCAGCAGCGGAGGCGCCCTGACGAGCGGGGCCGAGCGCGGCTATGCCATCGACATCGCGCGCGACCTGGTCTTTCTCGGTGCGGCCGTCCTCCTGGTCCGCAATCCGCGAACCCGGTACGCGCTGGACCGCTGGGTCCTGGACGTGAAGGAGTGA